In the genome of Pseudomonas sp. LBUM920, one region contains:
- the mpl gene encoding UDP-N-acetylmuramate:L-alanyl-gamma-D-glutamyl-meso-diaminopimelate ligase — MHIHILGICGTFMGSMAVLAKELGHHVTGSDANVYPPMSTQLQAQGIELSQGYDPSQFHPVPDLVVIGNAMVRGNPAVEYVLNKGLPYVSGPQWLADHVLQGRWVLAVAGTHGKTTTSSMLAWVLEHAGMSPGFLIGGVPQNFAVSARLGDTPFFVIEADEYDSAFFDKRSKFVHYRPRTAILNNLEFDHADIFPDLPAIERQFHHLVRTIPSEGLVIHPTTEPALQRVIDMGCWTPVQTTGAGGQWQVNLLSEDGSRFEVLFEGQAQGIVEWGMTGQHNVANALVTLAAARHVGVVPAMGIAALSAFKSVKRRMEKVADVNGITIYDDFAHHPTAIATTLDGLRKQVGDAPIIAIVEPRSNSMKLGAHRDGLPESVNDADQVVWYAPPNLGWDLPGIAALCTVPSTVCDSIEGIIEHVKHQATPGTHIVVMSNGGFGGLHGKLAEALK; from the coding sequence ATGCACATTCATATTCTCGGTATTTGCGGCACCTTCATGGGTTCGATGGCGGTTCTGGCCAAAGAGTTGGGCCACCACGTCACCGGCTCCGACGCCAATGTTTACCCGCCCATGAGCACGCAACTGCAGGCCCAGGGTATCGAGTTGAGCCAAGGCTACGATCCGTCGCAATTCCACCCGGTGCCAGACCTGGTGGTGATCGGCAACGCCATGGTGCGGGGCAACCCGGCGGTCGAGTATGTACTCAATAAAGGTTTGCCTTATGTCTCCGGCCCGCAGTGGCTGGCGGACCACGTGCTGCAAGGTCGCTGGGTACTCGCGGTGGCCGGCACTCACGGCAAGACCACCACCAGCAGCATGCTCGCCTGGGTGTTGGAGCACGCAGGCATGAGCCCGGGCTTTTTGATTGGCGGTGTGCCGCAAAACTTTGCGGTGTCGGCGCGCCTGGGCGACACACCGTTCTTCGTGATCGAGGCAGATGAATACGACAGCGCGTTCTTCGACAAACGCTCCAAGTTCGTCCATTACCGCCCGCGCACGGCGATCCTGAACAACCTTGAGTTCGATCACGCCGACATCTTCCCCGATCTGCCGGCTATCGAGCGCCAGTTCCACCACTTGGTGCGCACCATACCGAGCGAAGGCCTGGTCATCCATCCGACCACCGAGCCGGCCTTGCAGCGTGTGATCGATATGGGCTGCTGGACCCCAGTGCAAACTACCGGCGCGGGTGGGCAGTGGCAGGTCAACCTGCTCAGCGAAGACGGTTCCAGATTTGAAGTGCTGTTTGAAGGGCAAGCCCAAGGCATCGTCGAGTGGGGCATGACTGGCCAGCACAACGTCGCCAACGCCTTGGTCACCCTGGCGGCCGCGCGACATGTGGGCGTGGTGCCCGCCATGGGCATCGCCGCGTTGAGTGCTTTCAAAAGCGTGAAGCGGCGCATGGAGAAAGTCGCCGACGTCAACGGGATTACCATCTACGACGACTTTGCCCACCACCCGACGGCCATTGCCACCACGCTGGATGGCCTGCGCAAGCAGGTCGGCGATGCGCCGATCATTGCCATTGTCGAGCCGCGCTCCAATTCCATGAAGCTGGGCGCGCACCGTGATGGTCTGCCGGAAAGCGTCAATGACGCCGACCAAGTGGTCTGGTATGCGCCGCCCAACCTTGGCTGGGACCTGCCGGGCATTGCAGCGCTGTGCACCGTGCCCTCAACCGTTTGCGATTCCATCGAGGGCATCATTGAGCACGTCAAGCATCAAGCCACGCCGGGCACCCACATCGTGGTGATGAGCAACGGTGGCTTCGGCGGCCTGCATGGCAAGCTGGCCGAGGCGCTGAAATGA